CTTTTATTGAACTTctacatctttttttattttccttttttatatttctctatctctttatgtatattttttatttatcaatgaAAAATACCTCAATGATTTACAGtgattcatttttcttcaaagaCAAGCCCAAGGATATCTTTTGAACTAATTACAATGACTGTTGAAATTCACTCagattttataagtttaaactctaaactctacaactttaaaaaataccatgtaatattgagaaattacatggtatttttttaattttattttcttgtaacaagaaaaaaaaaagaagagaaataaatGGGGCAATAGAAGATACAAGATAGAAAGGAAGGTGAGAGAAAATTTCAAGGGTGAAAATAGTCactttttatcttgatttttacTAGTAACAAAAAAtcgtgtaatttttcaaaataaaggagagGTCCTTGAATTTGCTTAATCATAAAGGTATATTTACCCATTTTTTGGTAAGTAAAAGTatattaaatgaaaaagaaataaatacaaaaataaggTCTAAAGAGCTAATTAAGGTATGGCATAACCCGAGCTAAACAACCTAATTAAGTTCTCCCTATTTAGACCAAAATGATTAATAGATTACTCAAAAATGAACAACCAATAATTTCATTAGTTAGGttaaaagagagggaaaaaaatactaattaatttagagaCTTATATACTTGTGAGACAAATTTCACATATGAATTAAATTCTTACTCTAAATAAAAAGAATCTTtaaatatcatatatactaTATAGAAATGTAGTACTTGTTAGTTAAGATATGAGGTAGAAAATgtcatatatgaaaattaagtattttagatatttgttattttcaacATGTTTATTATACTTGATCTGGTGACCATTGgaaaagaagtcatgtgacttctttatcttgattttttcaaatatgtttatCTCTTCCCCTCTCAagataagtatattttgatctttatgaataaaaaaaaaaaaatgcttgtaTCCTTTAgtacattctaaaaaatttaacaaataatttgacaaaaattttgaaatattttctagtcttatcttgactattttatatcttagttCGAAAAGCATTCTAACTATATCTTGATATTCccttattttgctcattttaacaaacacttccaaacaaaacaaTTCCTAATCAACTTAAGGATTCCGAGTTCACAAAATAACCTTCTTACAAACTTGGTTACtaaaaatttggccatttcTTTGCATCCAAATAGACAGAAGAAGAATGTCCCAAAATGATTTTGAGGGTCATCTAAGAAGCTGCCCAAGTGTCTATTTGGGCAAATTTCAATATTGAAAGGAATAAAATTTCAGACTTGGGTTGGATTTCAAAactagttaatttaattcaattatcaAATCAATCCATATAATAGACcgaaattactaaaataccaaCTCCTACAATATTACATTAATTAGTGAACGGTAACTTAATTCAAGAAAACATCTGATCCAGCAAGAGAACCATAGCCATGGCGAAGGCGGGACTGAATCCTGGCCGTACGATGAGCAGGAAGACCTCCAATCCGAAAGAAGCTCCGTGGTTGATGGGCTCCTTCCTCTTGATCTCCGCCACCACCTGCCTCCTCTCATCATCCAGCACCCTGCATGATCTCTCCGCGTATCTACCGTAAATCACGTACGCTCGTTTCTTATCGGACGGCCCAGAATACACGTCCGCAAGCACGTCCGGATTGGGCTGGAGGATATTAACGTGTTTCCTCACGCAGTAGATGGGCTTGATCTCTTTCTTGGAAGACGAACGCTCTCCAACTTCGCCTTCGTACACAAGCCACAGCTTATCCACGAGTCTAAGCTTCTGTCAACGAATTAAATCAAGTTGAATTAATTCACACAATCCGAgcaaaaaaaagagagagattgtgaTGATgagatgaaatatatatatacatatgaaaGCTGGCAGTTAGAGAGGAAGAATTATATATTGAAGAAAAGAtcaaagatgatgatgatgaggaagTACCTTAGGACGACACATGGTGAGGAGAGGGTTGCCGGAGGCATCCATGAGAGTGAGTTGGTGGGGACGACGTTCATTGTAATTATCAACCCTAAACGCTAAGCCCCCATTGGAATCTATCACTGTGAACCCTTCACAGCTCAACACCAGTGATTTCCTCCACACCGTCAGCGATGTCCACGCTGgcccatcctcctcctcctccctaATAATAACATCTCTTCTGCAATCCTccacctcttcttcttcttcttcttcttcttgccctTCATCACGGAGCTCATCTACTTTCCTTACTGACATGGATTTCATCGAGAACaacatcatctctctctctctctctctctctttttaatcTCGTGGGCACTGTATTGAGATGTAGTGGTGGCTGGGAAGGATCAGAGAAGATTAGTGTATCTATAGGGAATGAATTAGAGCTGAGGCACTGTGCAAATTCTGTGAGAGAGACAGACAGCCTTACCTAACTGGGCATGCCCCATCTTCTCcggacacacacacacacacacatatgttgatagttatcatcatcatcagattCAAGACAAATGAATGATAAAACTAATGTTTAATGTCGAAATACAAACATGCCATTCATTTTTTCTCTAAGCCTAATGGTGAAATTCATTCTAGCTAGCTCTTGGGCTGGTGATTAATGTGAatacgtatatatatttttctatatatattagttgttaaggttcattttttttttttttttttttggtatgtgTTGTGGACATTTGATTAAATGACTTGTTAGGTATGATTTACGAACTATTTCACATATACACTGATGTGGAtttctaattataaaaaaaaaaaaaaaaaatcgagtgAGTGATAAAGAAAGAGGACAACATATATATCttggtcatatatatataaaatttcaaactcttaCATAATCATTCTTGAAAACATTATAAACTCATATATGGCATAATTAGCGACCACCTTTAGTATTTCTTAATTAGGTACTAAACTCAAACTTGAAAcctcaaattcaaattaaaattaacctATTATTTGTTGGATGGTACGTATGTAATAGAGAGATGAAAAAATTACACctgatatatatacttgagaTTTAGAATAATTGTAATAACtacttataatattttaaaaaaaaaatacaaagagtaCTTTGAAGTTTAGTGCTATGTTACAAATTGCCTTTGTTGTTAGTTAACCctaattaaacattaaaaaaatgacaaaaatactatTATATCTAAAGATtttatccttctttctttcttttctttatcttttctccAAATCTCTCATAGATTTCTTTTTTGGGTCACACGTACACAAGGACAAGAACAAGTAGTAGTCCCCAGAGTATAGGTTAAGTGGTTGGGCCATGATAAGTTGAGATTCGTACCAGTAAGTTGTGGGTTCAATTTCTTGTCCTATATAGTAAGATAAAACTTTTATCTGTGATTTATCTCATCTGTCAAAATCGATGACACAAGTAATAAAAGACTATGCAAGGGCACTAATCCTAAGATAAAGAGAATAGTTTGGTAGATTAGACGAGACGTGTGGGCATGAATTACATAatatgcatgtgtttaagaaATTGCTGGAATGAATCTGTAGGTTAATTAATTTCCGTAGGAATGGAAGATTAATTAGGTACTCTTTACTTAAGAAGGTTGGCATTGACACGACATTAATTATTGTTGTATGTTGTTGATGGgaagaagaaattaaggaaTCCACATACTCcccctatatatatatcctattCTTATTCCTATGAACATTCCATATATGTATACCAATGGCGTTTAGCCAGACGTGATTCTTTTGTCTTCCTATTCAATCATCTTATCATTCATATTCATTCTTTCATTCATTCCTTCCTAACTTCTGGCTTGGTTAATTTGTTTTAACTCTCTACCACTAGACGGACGGTTTGGTTTGGCATGACAGCTGCCcattttaagatatttttactAATGTATTGCTTgttaaaattaggaaaataagttcgtattaaaataaaattaaagtattttctgaatcaagatatgaaattgtcaaaataaaattaaaaagtattttaattttttttatcaaattatttattaaatattttgaaatgtaTTAGAGAATACAagcgtcatttttttttttttatctataaaaatcaaaatatgctTATCTCAAGGAGGGAGAGATAAgcatatatgaaaaaatcaaaataagaaatccCGTGGCTTCTTTTTTAAGGATcaccagataaatttaacaaatacaatgaaaataataaaatattagaaatattcttcatatttaatattttatatcacatatcttgattaacaaacactacttaaattaattaatcccttTTTACActctttattattataaaaatgaatGCATTCTTTCAATAAAAagctattttattttaaaagcaaataaataaattctatcatACTAGATTACTTAGGATCAAATAACGagtaattaaaacttaattacaaaTTTCAAGACCACTATCATCATCTATTAATTATTACCAGGCTATAATTTTGATaggttttatttataattattatttttttatatcctTTGCATATATGCTTATTAATTAGCatggctaattaattaattaattaagaaaggaTAATGGCAATGGCACCACCTAAAAGATTCTTCAAAACTGTTTTGTTTGTCGGTTAACAAGAGGCAGGCAGCGTGAGATTAAGCCACAACACAAGCCGCCAAACTTCCAACTAGGGAtggtaattgcaatcgaaatcGTGGAAAATTGAAccgaaatcaaattagtcaacgtggttaaaaattatttaattgggtAACGGTTTGGTTCAGAAAAAAACcaaacactgtttcaatgggtatggtttggttatggttttcactaaaaccaaaccaaaacctgaaccgaaatcgaaccgaataatgggtaaccgaaccgaactgaatatatataaaatatattatatatataatataatatatattatatacaaccctgcccaccccagcccaattgccttgcttgcaaacccttctcccatTCTCTTCTTATTCCTCTCTTGACCTCgttttcactctctctcaccctcactgcctctcgctcgtccgcgcgccctcgcccttgctttCTACATCTCttttgctctcgctcgccctcgctggatctctcttgctctcgctagggctcggcccctgctctcgcttgcccttgatctctctcaccctttctgtttcctttctcttgctcctctGCGCGAGCTCGCCAGTCGCCCTTGCTctcgctagatctctcttgctctcgctagggctcggcccctcttgctctcgctcgccctcgatctctctcaccctcactgcctctcgctctctgcctcatctctcttcatattaatttattttttatatttataattttgttagatggagttggctcattcatttcagatggatatgcatcaatttaccaagaatatattaatgttgttgatgaatgtattaactttcgtaactaattttttttaacttaaattataatttaattatgcacatattaatttattgatcttaacaattgtaggtttggaaatgtgattttatatccaataaattttgtaactttatgcaagaataaggtaactttattaaaatttatctttatttgttgtgaaattatcaaaaaaatttatgaatgttatttgtctttgtttgttgatatggattaaactaaaaaaatcatggttaaaccaaaactgaatggtttggttatagttttaaatttttaaaatcaaatgggtaatggtttggttttggttttagtaatttaagtttgatttgattataattttgacaaaaaattaaaatcaaaccgaaccattgccaatcCTACTCCCAACCAAATGCGGGCACGTTTTCAAATGTAATTGGGTGTTGTGTTGGACTAAGTGAGTGAGTGTCACCAAACCGAAACGTACGCACCATCATCACCGGCAGGTCATCCGAATTCTTTCTAGTGAGGACGGACTGACTGAGGGCCTCCTAACTCAATTCAATTAATACCACCTTACTTAATCCTGCTTGCTTCGACACGTGGGCTGGCTCACCCATCAATTGGtcattattaaattattattatattatttctctttatttccaaCTTAGAAAAAGCACCCACACCACACACGTGGGCAATTTTGAGGACGGATCCATTCCCCGCTGACACTGTTTCACTTGCCCTTGTCGCCCAATTTTGGGAcacttataaaatttatttatttaagggCGTGTCGTATCGTCCACGTCCACGTCCACGTTTACGTTTTGTTATTAGACtttatgattataaaaatatatcttaattgTTTTTATCTAAAGAGTAaggtgtgcattcggttataactgaATCGAATCGATCAAAAAATCTTAACCGAACTAAACCGAATTGCATGTAATAATCGAACCAAATTGATCGATTAATTCTAACTAATCGAAACCGAACTAATTGAAATCTAAACTAAGTTAACCGAATCGATAACCGATTggaaaaaattagtaaaagaaCAAACCGATTTGCtgaaatgaaatacaagaacATCCATTGAATTGATACAGAAAAATGCAAAACCATTtagagattgagagaaataCAAACCAATTTGTGCAAAACAATGAAATACAAACGAAAAACGCAGTAAAGGAAGAAATATAAGAAACTAACCTCACTgagtcaaaaaaaaattgaaaaattaaaaccttaACCTAACGTCAATACTAACCTCTGTCTGACGATCGGTCATTGTTGGTACTTGGTATGGGTCGATCATCCAAGCACAAGGAAGGGAAGAAAAAAGGAGACGAAGCCTTGTGCGATCAGTGAAGGGAAAGGCGTCAGTCTAGGTCTAATAAAGGGGACGATAATTGGCAAAGGGAAAGGCAAGGGGCGGCCGACTGCTGACAGAAAAGGGAAAGGCGTCGAAGGTGGAGGGGACACCGATGGCGACGAACTCGAAGGATCTCTCTTGGCATCTCGCGTCCATCTCGATCCAGCCTTTCAGTTCCAGGTGAGTGAGAGTCTCTAACTCTCTGCCTCGGGTGCCGCGGCGTCGACGTCGGCATCGGAAGGGGCTATGATGCTGCCATGCCAGAGCGTCGGAGAcgatggaagagagagagagcagagcaAGGAAGGATCGATTTGATCATTCCGCCTTTAGGGTCTTCTTTCCTCTGCCCTTACATGACTTCGGTTTGACGGTGGGGATATTTTCACTTTGCTTTATAAACCCAAAACTGTGTCATTTTTGTAAGTTTaagtttggttcggttatttcaagcaaaaaatcgaaccaaacaccgaaaattgaattttctaaaaaaattaaccgaatcgaaattttgaaaaaaaataaccaaaccgaaccgaccgaactcgccggttcgattcggttacttCAGTTTAACCAAAGTTGTGCTCACCTCTACTAAACAGAAGATTTAAATTCAAGTATTTtagatatttgttttttattttttattttttatttttttaaaaagtatgtTTTCatgagaattaatttgatttgaacatAATGTTCAAAGTTAGGACACGTACGATTAGACAAACATAAGACGGTTGTGAGGAGTTGAATAGGTTAGTTTGAATTGAAGGGCAACCCACGTGCATGCCAAATTGATTTTGACCTCAACTTGGTACGTGGCCAATTGAAGAGCTGATCAATTAGTTAGCCAAATAAGGGATGggaagaggaggagaaggaggaggaggaggctaTCTTGTCATTCTAATCATCTCATGCTTTCCACACTAATAGTTATACAtcaattcaatcaatttttcatagaGGCAACGAAATGTTCCAAGTCAATGTTAATTGACAAATTAATATGAATCTTGTTAGAGAAAATACAATTGATACCAAGGaataaaagaatgaaagaagagaAGCGATCAACCAAACTATTAGGGTGTATTTGATAAAGGTGAAAAATGATGgtagaatttatttttcatctaaattttaagaaattctatcaaacagttttttttttttttttttctttataaaattttaattctattttagttcaaaaaatgaagatttttttttaaatcaaataattaaaatttttagggAGTGGAgtgagaattgaaatttcatgaaattaGAATTCCGCCCCACTTTTTATCCCCCAATTAAACACACCCTTAGATTAAAGGGTTCATCCTAAGGGAAGACTATTTACAAGTAGATAAACACTATTGCTCTAAATGCATGCTAATGAAATGTAGcttctaaaaaatataagagagaaTGATTAGCACATAGGCTAGTCGTAGCGCCAAAACTATTGTATTaaaattgatgaaaattcaGTTTTACCTCTTCTCTCTACCCATCCTTTCTCCCAAAATATTGCACAAACTATAATGTATACAATTATGATGAAAAAGTATACAGTCGGCGACAGGTGCAAAAACAGGTACTACTCCTAATGGGGGGAAAAGTtaggagatgaagaagaggatGAGCAAAATGCAAAGTTGAACCTTGAGCAGGAGCAAGAGTCCCCTAAAATCAATTATCATGCCCTAGAAGGACGACAAACCAATCCTAAAAACATCTGATTAATTGGATCTATTAATAATTACTCCACCCAAATCTTAATAGGTTGTGGTAGTGGACATAATTTTATGCATGgtcaaatatttgagaaattggGACTTCATATAGAGAAGTGCAGGGCTTTCAAAGTCTTAATTGGGAGTGAGATCACTTACAATATCTAAGTAATTAAATGTGTGAAAGTTCCTCTCAAAATACAATTAGTCACTTTcaatacttgggatttttatGTATTACTAGTGAAGACAGACTTGGTCCCAGGCATCCAATGGTTGGAGAATTTGGGGGAGATTAGAATGAACTTCAAAGCCTTTACCATGAATTTCCAATGGGCTAATAGAACCATGACACCACAAGGGAACAAGAGTGCAAACCACAAATATAGACATATTTGAGTTGTACCACTTGAAGATGGAAATACTCCAACAGTAGGGCTCACTATCCCTCCCCTCTGTTGAGCAACTACAAGGTCTATTGGAGCAATTTAATAGTCTTTCAGGAATCGCTAGACAAGGGATTGATACAACCCTTGTCTTATCACCCTTGAATAGATGGATAGACAGAGAGGTTACCAATAGAGCACTAGAAGCATACCTTAAAGCATGTATCTGAGAAACTTCCTTTGACTGGCTTTAACTACTTCCTTGGATTGAATTATGATACAACACCTCCTATCATTCCTTTATTCAAATGTCACCCTATCAAGCTTCGtatgaaaaagaattatttaGATTAGCAGACTATGTGAAAAATGACACCCTAATTGAAGCAAATAAGAAAGGATACTCAGAAGGATTGACTTACTAAAACCCCTCAAAACTAACTTGTTGAAGGCCCAACAAACTATGAAGCTTCAACATGACAAGCATAGGATGAAAGTTGAATTTAATAAAGAGGAGTAGGTTTGGATGAAACTTCAACCTTGGTGATGGTAGACAAAAGGCAATACAAGCTCAacccaaaatattaattatgacGCTTACTGAGTGCAATCCAAGAGAGGTGCAGTTGCTTATAAGCCAGCCCTTCTTACTAACTCTAAAATACACCTAGTGTTCCATGTCTCTCTACTCAAGCCTTGCCATGGAAGGCCTAATCTGGAGCAAATCACccattacttgaaaaaataaaacttgtgAAAGCTATTAGCCCAAGTAATAAGGCAACCCAAGAGGGGACTGAattaagtttttgaaattttttgattttctttcaaatagtattgtaaattatatatgtagcaagtaaaatatgaaaacagaAATCTCAAGTACAAACGATAAAGAATTCAATCTTGAGAAAGTAGTGAAATGAGTACACAAAATATTGCAAGAGTAAAGTATGTAATAAAGAtgaataaaaatgaagaaagcaaacaaataaaacaatagTATTTATCATGGTTTGACAACATGTCTACATCCATTATCTTGACTCATCcccaaggatttttcaatccatTATCGTAGTGCTCTTTGAAAAGACAAGTACTATCTTCTATATAGTCATTTTTCAATGATCTTGTGCTTTTTACACAGACTCAAACACTAaccttctttgttctttttcacAAGCTCAAGCACTAACCTATTTACAATACTTTTTTAAAGGGCTGAAGCAATAACCTAGATTCAATGCCTTTTCAAACCTGAAGCAGTAACcttataagataaaaaatgaaatataaatgtGGAGAAAACTCTCAACACTAATGGCCCTCATAAAACAAGCTCAATACAAATAGTGAACACTCTAGgttttctcacaaagaaaaaaaaatgaataagattgaagAACTTTCTCTGTGGATGAGAAGGAGGAAAATCACTAAAGCtacgttttttttttgttattttcaagtcatttttaatttttaattttctaaaataatgaaaacgcattttctttattgtttttaaaaatacatttttgaaaacaaaaacaaatttgtaaagaaaactcaaaacaataaaaagttattttgagttttttcatcaaaaacaaaCTCTatactcaaaacatatttatttattcatattttattattgtaatgagaaaaatattacaaaattcattaactttaaaatgtgtatatttttttaataatatattaacattaaatatttctaatttactgaataatcaaatttattaaataaaatattattaaaaaattattttcaaaatttcaaaaagaacgtattttctaattttctgttttgagaaaatagttttttaaaataacaaagagaatgcgttttcaattttctaaaaatagactatcaaaataaaaaactgaaaatgaattcaaaactcaaaattaaaaattaaaaggcaaagagaacgcaaccttagggTCTTGTTCTTTTTCAGCCTTTTTCTTGTTCTCTTATGCTTCTTCTCATCATGTATTTCATGTAGCTAatatcgatatatatatatatatatagatcttCTCAGCATTTTTAGGATGCATTTCAACAATAACAACTTTTTTTCATGTAGATGATTAGATAAACATTCCATTTGCAAGTAAAACATATTAGTATTTGTAATCTTTAAGAAATCAAAGGtatattatttgatttgagAGCATTAAATATTGTTTTAAACTCCACTAAATGGGACCCAAaggttataaatttaaatttaaagtttcCCGAACCGTATTACACAAGTATTGTTTAATAATAGTTGAGAAAAATCTACTCTTAGTCAAGTACAAATTAAGTATAGTAATCGAGTAAAGACATAACAATGACTTAAGAGCTCTTTTGAATCAAAGCAtattagtctagtctctctcctTATTATTAGTCGATTACACTTTGAGTTGCTCTCTATTGTTATATAGAAAGTCAACTAATATATTGAATTAgctaaatatttttctaatggTTCAATAAGAGTCCAAACTTAGGAATCGaataattcatattaatcaagtACAAAATAAAGAGTTTTTTGTATCTTGATAGGAAGTCGACTGCTTACGGTAGTGGTCGAGTAACACCTTGAGATCACAAAATAAAAGTCAAGTACATTTTAACTAACTCTCTATTCTTTAGTAGGAGGTCGACTCCTTTCAAATTGTAGTCGAGTAATGTAAGACAAAAGCTTGATTCTTCCTATcaaatactcaattaatttaattaaggagTCGAGTAGAAAATATCTAAGTAAAACATTCAATATCAACACAAACTAACTCGAGTATTGCTAAGCATTACTCAAATAACTTTTTCTTGATACTTTGTATCCTTGATTTGTTAATGTAATACTCAAGTAATGAACTATAATACTTCAGTAATGTCCTCAAATGAAGGCCAAGCTTGatttttgtaacatcccgcatcgagcgatagtaagtaccggaacaacttaccttgatgggcatACGTGAACTttccaggggtcacccatccttgagcttccccagctcaaacacgcttaatccAGGAGTTATTTacttacattcagcccaaaaggtatccagctggtgttgtttcattttttacattattctcgatatatactactcttttctgggctcttggggtattacaattttcATGGATAATAATTGATTAACATATGATTCATTATTTGATACTCAATTAAcacttttttcaaatttttaatccTTAAGATTCAAAGAGATTACTCGAGTAATGATATCTGATACTCAAGTAATGAGTTAAAACCAAGTTTAACCTATGTATTACTTTATTGAGATATGTTCAAATActtaggattttattttaaaactaagaaattaaaaggcttttaaaaatatatcgCTGCAATTTATATTATCAcgaatccaataataataaaccTAAGAGGTACAACGTACCACTACAGATTACAAGAAACAACATGAGCCCTGGAGATGATGAATAAATAATCAACAGGCCCAAAGAATACAGGAGAAAAATATGCATGAAATTCCCTTTTTGGCGGGAATAAAAACCCAGCCTCTCTCCAAATTGGCAGCTTGTGAGATTTGACTCTAGCTATAGACGCTAGCTAGCCCTAGCCCTGAGTTGTCATTGGAGCAATTAGGGTTGGGACAAAGCAGGGTCATTGTCAAAAGTGCTGAAGGAAATTCTTCATCGCTTCGTATGTATGTCGACCAGCATATTGTGGCTGTTGGTGTACGGAACAACACTTTTGTCTTCAGGCCTTGTAACACAGCTTTGGGACCGTCTTTCGCCACTATCTGTCAAAGAGCCATGCGGATTGAACCACTACTAAAGGTGTCATCTCCAAATACACCCTACAACATGCAGGGTTAATTTATGGATTAACTCCAACATCATACACCTTAGCAATGAATCTATAGGAGCTTACTTCAAAGATCCAAGAGCACAAAATATCAGTGCAATATCAGAGATTCAAGAGCTGAAATTTCCTTGAGTCTAGATGCACTGATAGTTATATTGAAATCCGACATCACTCAATCCTAAAACAAGACAGCAAACATTATGTTGACATTATTTGTGAAGCTCCAATCCAGTTTTTGTTTGGGCCAAGGGGTGGACGGCCTTTTGGAAACCGCCCATGGGCCTTCGGGAACCCATGGACTAAAGGCTCAAAACGGTAACTCTCCTTGCCGTTTGAAGCTGCTGGCACCCTATTATCCTTTTGTCTTCATCCAATCTCATCACAACCATTGAATTGCCTATTTATCTCTGCTGGCTCCTCGAGATTTGAACACGGGCAGCCTCCGCCTTATCAGATTGTGTTTCGTTTCACTCTCGATATTTTGCTTTAATTAGCTTTATATAGTGATTGTTCGTTTTCTCTCTTGCGTCTAGGTTTCTTTACCTCTAATCTGTGTCTGTGATTATGGGGTTTTGCTGTTAGAGGGTATTTTGTTCTTATACAGAGTATCGAGACTATGATGTATTTGTGGAGGCTATAACCATTTCCGATTAGTGCAGTGAGTTCTCCTCTttggagctcaacgtggacgtagccctcaTTAACGGGTGAACCACGATAAAATCGTTTGTGTTCTTTGCTTTGATCTTCTTTACTTTCTGTATATGTTTTTTGAGTTGTTTTCTACCGAATAATTTGTGTTTGAAATCGgtctatttattttaaaatggg
The Diospyros lotus cultivar Yz01 chromosome 12, ASM1463336v1, whole genome shotgun sequence DNA segment above includes these coding regions:
- the LOC127814203 gene encoding protein LURP-one-related 17-like — protein: MMLFSMKSMSVRKVDELRDEGQEEEEEEEEVEDCRRDVIIREEEEDGPAWTSLTVWRKSLVLSCEGFTVIDSNGGLAFRVDNYNERRPHQLTLMDASGNPLLTMCRPKKLRLVDKLWLVYEGEVGERSSSKKEIKPIYCVRKHVNILQPNPDVLADVYSGPSDKKRAYVIYGRYAERSCRVLDDERRQVVAEIKRKEPINHGASFGLEVFLLIVRPGFSPAFAMAMVLLLDQMFS